A single window of Rubripirellula lacrimiformis DNA harbors:
- a CDS encoding acyltransferase family protein — protein MSIDALRGFDMLWIIGGSAIAREILAGSDTDSFRGRLESQFYHVAWEGFRLYDLVFPLFLFLAGCVLPYSLAKYAETPRAVYGRLFRRGVALVLLGLLYNGILQFDFANMRYMQVLQRIGIGYVAAGLIFLHTRWRMQLVITAAILLGYWAIFAFIPPPGGVAGDYSMEGNLAGYIDRSVLPGKILEKYYGYGDNEGILSTIPAIATALLGVLAGTLLRSTLTPYRKVLSLAAAGIGCLVIGYGWGASFPVIKNLWTSSFVLVAGGWSLLLLAIFYLVIDVWQWQRAALFWVVIGSNAITIYIAQEFVDFRQIAEFFFGGVARVSGDYQKLVLLVGVLIVKWCLLFFLYRRRIFLRV, from the coding sequence GTGTCAATTGACGCGCTGCGTGGTTTTGACATGTTGTGGATCATCGGTGGCAGCGCGATTGCGCGAGAGATCCTTGCTGGCAGCGATACCGATTCGTTTCGCGGACGTCTGGAGTCACAGTTTTATCACGTCGCGTGGGAAGGTTTCCGCCTCTACGACCTAGTCTTTCCATTGTTTTTGTTCCTGGCGGGCTGCGTGTTGCCGTATTCGCTAGCAAAGTATGCGGAGACGCCACGAGCCGTCTACGGTCGATTGTTTCGGCGCGGCGTGGCCTTGGTTTTATTGGGGCTGCTATACAACGGTATCCTGCAATTTGACTTCGCTAACATGCGATACATGCAGGTGCTGCAACGGATCGGCATCGGCTATGTCGCTGCCGGACTGATTTTCCTGCACACCCGTTGGCGAATGCAGTTGGTGATCACTGCGGCAATCCTGCTCGGGTATTGGGCGATCTTCGCGTTCATCCCGCCGCCCGGTGGCGTGGCAGGCGATTACTCGATGGAGGGCAATTTGGCTGGCTACATCGACCGCAGCGTGTTGCCCGGAAAGATTCTAGAGAAATACTACGGCTATGGTGACAACGAGGGCATTCTTTCAACCATCCCCGCGATAGCAACCGCCTTGCTCGGGGTGCTGGCAGGAACGCTATTGCGATCAACCTTGACCCCGTACCGCAAGGTGTTGTCGCTAGCCGCAGCCGGAATCGGGTGTCTCGTGATCGGATACGGATGGGGTGCAAGCTTCCCGGTGATCAAGAATCTGTGGACCAGCAGTTTTGTATTGGTCGCGGGCGGGTGGAGCCTGCTGCTGTTGGCGATTTTCTACCTAGTCATTGATGTTTGGCAATGGCAAAGGGCGGCGTTGTTTTGGGTGGTGATCGGAAGCAACGCAATTACGATTTACATCGCTCAGGAATTCGTCGACTTCCGCCAGATCGCAGAGTTCTTTTTCGGTGGTGTGGCCCGGGTATCGGGTGACTATCAAAAACTGGTTCTTTTGGTCGGCGTTTTGATCGTCAAATGGTGCCTACTGTTCTTTTTGTACCGACGTCGCATTTTCCTGCGTGTGTGA